The following are encoded together in the Desulfobacterales bacterium genome:
- a CDS encoding hemagglutinin repeat-containing protein, translated as MNRSYRLILNIQTGSWVAIVETFHFCCQGIGRAVFRTVLVALIACGSGMAPAMAESPATTVVPAGGKTKAYISANGVPVVDIKTANAAGLSHNRYLRYDVETNGLVLNNGNSSQLERQSQLAGRVPANLNLGAEARVILNEVVSTRRSTLAGFTEVLGGKADVVVANPNGITCNGSGFLNTNRVTLTTGTSNIAADGSLKGFSVNRGDVQIGAGGANASAQEIFDIVARSVNLSGKINTPAGGSLNLTTGNNIWNYSGRNVSGAVTGSGTAPTYAVDSSALGGMYAGKIRILSTEAGVGVRMLGEVAASAEDFTLSSAGKIEIQSAVSAARDARLTSTSTSSSEDLFLNGAGAKVSAGRDLTLSAAGGQIKLSAGELYAANNLTLTGATLSDVSTSAQTRFAGVSNTLTTTGSAGIDGSVWGAGSALSGTFDSLSVGTNGATMYADSTLDLTAANDLSLATAAVRSAGDMTLAAGAGTLSTTAGTDQGIQTTAGNLSLTAGNGLTNAGTMTSDAGSVTARIDGAFVNSGTLHAKTTLDIADKTNGSSENVTNSGTLLADATLQLKGDDIVNTGEIQAVQGTHLDAATFANAGGAAKFIGSTQVGSGTTLNVSDSFSNESTLQSAGALNVTAGSMLVNSGGMFALRDGNGGSNGAVALQAGSIDNSGTIDGGGTFTATATATVGNSFDNSGNLQGGGAMALDAGNQFSNQGAGTVVGESSLSITSSRSAFTLDNAGLLQSTGLMTLGENGHLVTLDNAGTGGILGENQIAITGGALTNAGTMQAATGAVVTGSSFATSCGTSKFLVSTAAGVDGSLTLTGAFNNEGTLQSAGGLNVNSTGTLANSGTIKTTGTGDTLALTGTTLTNSGYIDSADLTTLTATTTSGTTLTNSGQVTSVDALSIVTGGNLVNTSTGNLMGDGAVSITSPSAGFTLINDGRIESGSTLSLGGAGHVAGLTNNSSGVLFAGTGLGIIGGSLNNQGKITATSGTAMSLSALTNGSTTNSSAVILGATTSGESSISVSNSLSNYGAIHSNAKLGITAGGISNKDTGGISSLTTLNLTATGAGSIDNYGALYAGTVMNLTADGGSIYNRAPTDTTSGGTIDSGGTLTTSSTNFTNNHAVVTTGNISIKTTNSFVNETTIEGTPITKTLGDPVNVANGNLTTNFAISTEGSVLSGMYAYLRENKFTRTEQLSGITLAGLNALPRAQIIANGAGSNLTINYGLIGLNKIAVLSAPTINIAGTGTFTNEDLTLYEYEYTRRWIVIEDYYIDGGAAAVHRVMWVRSDPNYSGYTAVGSDNDNYDTYNPGPGWSTPYTEALANAGGLLGNTTAVPGGTSGSGIFATTLNVTGGTFHNVGSPWPTDPDRAIAGGPGSEDVIERSGSGADTESGLPVGSAGVDLLGVPSTVVADSPLSFVGLNLTLPTNPNGYFVISQNPGSGYLVETNPLFAVGSTVVGSDYMADRYGYDPDTIIKRLGDANYEAYLVRQQLIAQTGSNIINGYANEADQMMRLMAQAIDEGNRAGFVYGQALTDDQIANLQEDIVWMVETTVAGQNVLAPVVYLAAGTRDAIMTGAVIAAANVTMTVDALTNTGGTISGSTSLDITSQGDITNTSGTIKGGEVGLTSTEGSIVNQTQVEGAGDGTTYTTTIGKTAGIEATGNLDMDAGKDISVTGADVTAGGDASLTAGGDITFDTIIDKTTGTTGSFSTDDSQISSETTTTTTEKNIGSTLQTGGNLSLQSGNDTTIAGSDVTTGGDLEVNAGGDFNVISRQDTTTTSSVETKSGMGVGGGVWGTEKTTTDSFTGTNVGSTVTVGGSATVMAEKEMTLQGSDVTIAGDADINAKEGIHILDGLDEQRTTTTTTTETTTILKTDNSGEASSDSASASQPDSTSAGDSAEASAAASGSSDIKLTETTTTTTTSASDTSVSSNFTVGGKLKATTEGTLTVQGSNVASGGEMELDAKNIEVLTGRNETSYSKTTTSTSIGLFNDGEASADADATFNDNNGNDNQINAAASAAADASGTSTMGVRMVDTEQTSYSLTNTASSIKSGGDLSLKVKETASTKEVSLETTATTNKTTTFKAGGDFNRTATDTITDQGTQVSAGGNITQAAQTITDIAVSDSTATTSSSSSEDIMVGVGAGASGGGEDLGGAGAGLRVRYDNSSEDTENTSSTAVTSSFTAGGNITSTSKDKTTLVGTELKAGGDVTLNAGSLDYQAAHNTTSSDTSSENINAAVDVDVVGTSGFNLEGGYATEDSSSKTSTAKTGGITAGGNLNINTAGDATLEGTQLEAGKDANLNIGGDLNFKSAVDTAESSSESLDAGGALGASKKSKTKKSGGKTNKNSSSGGNGKEVTKAGQKSLFNYNSSEDEGSSSTARVGSITAGSGDVNIKTGNDATFVGTKVQSENNISIESGGTVNRNEATSTVTGSSSSVDVGLKSINSVSKQALPKDKTVTTFKNTNEGTFNIDNTETNNSSTAETIFNSGGTTTINGQDAGN; from the coding sequence ATGAATCGCAGTTACCGACTAATTTTGAATATACAAACGGGTTCCTGGGTTGCCATCGTCGAAACGTTTCACTTTTGCTGCCAGGGCATCGGCCGCGCTGTCTTCAGAACCGTTCTCGTTGCGCTGATTGCGTGCGGATCCGGAATGGCACCGGCAATGGCCGAGTCACCTGCCACCACGGTCGTGCCCGCCGGCGGCAAGACCAAGGCCTATATATCCGCAAACGGGGTACCGGTGGTGGACATTAAGACCGCAAACGCGGCCGGGCTCTCGCATAACCGCTACCTCCGTTACGATGTCGAGACAAACGGCCTGGTGCTCAACAACGGCAACAGCAGTCAGCTTGAGCGTCAATCCCAGCTGGCTGGACGCGTGCCGGCCAACCTGAATCTGGGAGCTGAAGCCAGGGTCATTCTAAACGAAGTGGTGTCCACCCGTCGCAGTACGCTCGCCGGTTTCACCGAAGTCCTCGGCGGCAAGGCCGACGTCGTCGTGGCCAACCCCAATGGCATCACGTGCAACGGTTCCGGGTTCCTCAACACCAACCGCGTCACGCTCACCACCGGCACGTCCAATATCGCGGCCGATGGCAGCCTGAAGGGCTTTAGCGTCAACCGCGGCGATGTGCAGATAGGCGCCGGAGGTGCGAATGCCAGTGCCCAGGAGATTTTTGATATCGTCGCCCGGTCGGTGAACCTGAGCGGTAAGATCAATACCCCTGCAGGCGGCAGCCTCAATCTGACCACCGGCAACAATATCTGGAACTACAGCGGCCGCAATGTAAGCGGTGCGGTTACGGGCAGCGGCACAGCGCCCACCTACGCTGTCGATTCCAGCGCCCTGGGCGGTATGTATGCGGGCAAAATCCGGATTCTGAGCACCGAAGCGGGGGTGGGCGTGCGCATGCTGGGCGAAGTCGCGGCCAGCGCCGAGGATTTCACGCTGAGCAGCGCCGGCAAGATCGAAATTCAATCGGCGGTAAGCGCCGCGCGGGATGCGCGCCTCACGTCAACCTCCACCAGCAGCAGCGAGGATCTCTTTTTGAACGGCGCGGGCGCCAAAGTTTCCGCCGGCCGCGATCTTACCCTCTCCGCCGCCGGCGGCCAAATCAAACTAAGCGCGGGCGAGCTATACGCCGCCAACAACCTCACGCTCACCGGCGCCACCCTGAGCGATGTTTCCACCAGCGCGCAGACGCGTTTCGCCGGGGTCAGCAACACACTCACCACCACGGGTTCGGCCGGCATCGACGGCAGCGTATGGGGAGCGGGGAGCGCGCTGTCCGGCACTTTCGACAGCCTCTCGGTGGGCACCAACGGCGCCACGATGTATGCGGACAGCACCCTGGACCTGACTGCCGCCAATGATCTCTCACTGGCCACGGCAGCAGTTCGTTCTGCGGGGGACATGACCCTTGCCGCCGGCGCGGGCACGCTCAGCACCACAGCCGGAACGGATCAGGGCATCCAGACCACTGCCGGCAACCTGAGCCTGACGGCGGGCAACGGACTCACCAATGCCGGAACGATGACATCCGACGCCGGCAGCGTCACGGCCCGCATCGACGGCGCGTTCGTAAACAGCGGCACGCTGCATGCCAAAACCACGCTGGATATTGCTGACAAGACAAACGGCAGCAGCGAAAACGTTACCAACAGCGGCACCTTGTTGGCAGACGCTACCCTGCAGCTCAAAGGCGACGATATCGTCAACACCGGCGAAATTCAGGCCGTGCAGGGGACACACCTGGATGCCGCAACGTTTGCCAACGCGGGTGGCGCGGCCAAATTCATCGGCAGCACCCAGGTCGGATCGGGCACCACCCTGAACGTGAGCGATTCCTTCAGCAATGAGAGCACATTGCAATCGGCAGGCGCGCTGAACGTGACGGCGGGCTCTATGCTGGTCAACTCAGGCGGGATGTTTGCCCTGCGCGATGGCAACGGCGGCAGCAATGGCGCTGTGGCGCTGCAGGCAGGCAGCATTGACAACAGCGGTACCATCGATGGCGGCGGTACATTCACGGCCACTGCAACGGCGACTGTCGGCAACAGCTTTGACAACAGCGGCAATCTCCAGGGCGGCGGCGCAATGGCCCTTGATGCGGGCAACCAGTTCAGCAACCAGGGTGCCGGCACGGTGGTCGGTGAAAGCTCTTTGAGCATCACTTCCAGCCGCAGCGCGTTCACTCTCGACAACGCCGGCCTGCTGCAATCGACAGGTCTTATGACGCTGGGTGAAAACGGCCATCTGGTGACTCTGGACAATGCAGGCACGGGCGGCATCCTGGGCGAGAATCAGATCGCCATTACCGGCGGCGCCCTGACAAATGCCGGCACAATGCAGGCGGCAACGGGAGCTGTTGTGACCGGCAGCAGTTTCGCCACTAGCTGCGGGACTTCCAAGTTTCTGGTATCCACGGCAGCGGGTGTTGACGGCAGCCTGACGCTGACCGGCGCCTTCAATAACGAGGGCACCCTGCAATCGGCCGGCGGTCTCAATGTCAACAGCACCGGCACCCTTGCCAACAGCGGCACCATCAAGACTACCGGTACCGGTGATACGCTGGCATTGACCGGTACCACGCTCACCAACAGCGGCTATATCGACAGCGCCGATCTCACCACGCTCACGGCGACGACTACGAGTGGCACGACGCTTACCAACAGCGGGCAGGTGACGAGTGTGGATGCCCTTTCCATTGTTACCGGGGGGAACCTCGTTAACACCTCGACCGGCAACCTGATGGGAGACGGCGCAGTTTCAATCACCTCGCCCTCGGCCGGTTTTACCCTCATCAACGACGGCCGCATCGAGTCGGGCAGCACGCTCAGCCTGGGTGGCGCCGGGCATGTGGCCGGCCTGACAAACAACAGTTCGGGTGTTCTGTTTGCAGGCACCGGATTGGGCATCATTGGCGGCAGCCTTAATAACCAGGGCAAGATCACCGCGACTTCCGGTACGGCAATGAGCCTGAGCGCTCTAACCAACGGCAGCACCACCAACAGCAGTGCGGTGATTCTGGGCGCCACCACGTCGGGCGAAAGTTCCATAAGCGTTTCGAATTCCCTCAGCAACTACGGCGCCATTCATTCGAATGCTAAATTGGGGATCACTGCCGGTGGTATTTCCAACAAAGATACCGGCGGCATATCTTCTCTCACTACGCTGAACCTCACCGCCACAGGCGCCGGCAGCATTGACAACTACGGAGCCCTGTATGCCGGCACAGTCATGAATCTCACAGCCGACGGCGGCTCTATTTATAACCGCGCCCCTACTGATACCACCAGCGGCGGCACCATTGACAGCGGCGGCACCCTGACCACCAGCAGCACCAACTTTACTAACAACCATGCGGTGGTGACCACGGGTAACATCTCTATTAAGACCACCAACTCGTTCGTTAACGAAACGACAATTGAAGGGACTCCGATCACCAAGACACTGGGCGACCCTGTTAATGTTGCCAATGGCAATCTAACGACAAACTTTGCAATCAGCACAGAGGGCAGCGTGTTAAGCGGTATGTATGCGTATCTCAGGGAAAATAAATTTACCAGAACCGAGCAGCTCAGCGGCATAACCCTGGCCGGCTTGAACGCCTTGCCCAGGGCTCAGATCATCGCCAATGGGGCGGGCAGCAACCTCACCATCAATTATGGTCTCATCGGTCTTAACAAAATTGCCGTGCTTTCGGCGCCAACAATCAATATTGCAGGAACCGGCACCTTTACCAACGAAGACCTGACCCTCTACGAATACGAGTACACCAGGCGTTGGATAGTGATCGAGGACTATTATATCGATGGGGGTGCAGCAGCTGTGCATAGGGTAATGTGGGTGAGGAGCGACCCGAATTATTCCGGGTACACCGCCGTAGGTTCAGATAATGATAACTACGATACCTATAATCCGGGCCCGGGATGGTCTACGCCTTATACAGAAGCATTGGCTAATGCGGGTGGCTTACTTGGAAACACGACAGCCGTTCCCGGAGGAACCTCTGGTTCCGGCATCTTTGCCACAACGTTGAATGTTACCGGCGGCACGTTTCACAACGTGGGATCTCCCTGGCCAACGGATCCCGATAGGGCCATAGCGGGCGGACCCGGTAGCGAAGACGTAATTGAAAGATCTGGAAGCGGTGCTGATACCGAATCCGGCTTGCCAGTGGGTTCGGCAGGCGTGGACTTGCTGGGAGTTCCAAGCACAGTAGTCGCCGACAGTCCGCTTTCTTTTGTCGGGCTCAACCTGACGTTGCCCACCAACCCCAATGGCTACTTCGTCATCAGTCAGAATCCCGGCTCCGGCTATCTGGTGGAGACCAATCCGCTCTTTGCGGTCGGCTCAACGGTCGTCGGTTCCGATTACATGGCCGATCGTTATGGCTATGACCCGGACACGATTATCAAACGGTTGGGCGACGCCAATTACGAGGCGTACCTGGTTCGCCAGCAGTTGATCGCGCAGACCGGCAGCAATATCATAAATGGCTACGCCAATGAAGCCGACCAGATGATGCGCCTGATGGCGCAGGCGATCGACGAGGGCAATCGCGCTGGTTTTGTTTATGGCCAGGCACTTACTGACGACCAGATAGCCAACCTGCAGGAAGACATCGTCTGGATGGTGGAAACCACGGTCGCCGGTCAGAACGTTCTCGCACCGGTGGTCTATCTGGCGGCCGGCACCCGTGATGCCATCATGACCGGCGCGGTGATTGCAGCCGCTAACGTCACCATGACTGTGGACGCGCTGACCAACACCGGCGGAACCATCAGCGGGTCCACATCGCTTGATATCACCTCCCAGGGCGACATCACCAACACCAGCGGCACCATCAAGGGTGGAGAGGTCGGGCTGACTTCCACCGAGGGCAGTATCGTTAACCAGACTCAGGTCGAAGGCGCCGGTGATGGGACAACCTACACCACCACTATCGGCAAGACGGCTGGCATTGAAGCGACCGGAAACCTTGATATGGATGCCGGGAAAGACATCTCGGTCACGGGCGCCGACGTGACAGCCGGCGGCGACGCCTCGCTCACGGCGGGCGGTGATATCACTTTCGACACCATCATCGATAAAACCACCGGCACGACCGGTTCATTTTCTACCGACGACTCCCAGATCTCAAGTGAAACCACGACCACCACGACCGAGAAAAATATCGGCTCGACGCTGCAAACGGGGGGCAATCTTTCCCTGCAGAGCGGCAACGACACCACGATCGCGGGCAGCGATGTAACCACCGGAGGTGATCTGGAGGTGAACGCCGGCGGCGACTTCAACGTCATATCCCGCCAGGATACAACGACGACCAGTTCCGTGGAAACCAAATCTGGCATGGGTGTGGGCGGGGGCGTGTGGGGCACGGAAAAAACCACCACCGACAGTTTTACCGGCACCAATGTCGGATCGACCGTCACGGTCGGCGGCAGCGCCACGGTCATGGCCGAAAAGGAGATGACCCTTCAGGGCTCGGACGTGACGATTGCCGGTGATGCGGATATCAACGCCAAAGAGGGCATCCATATCCTCGACGGTCTGGATGAACAGCGGACCACCACCACCACCACCACCGAGACCACGACCATTTTAAAGACGGACAACTCCGGCGAAGCGAGCTCGGATTCCGCATCCGCGAGTCAGCCCGACAGCACCAGTGCCGGTGACAGCGCGGAAGCCAGTGCCGCGGCCTCCGGGTCCTCGGATATCAAGCTGACCGAGACCACCACGACAACGACCACCTCCGCCTCTGATACCAGCGTCTCCTCCAACTTCACCGTCGGCGGCAAGCTGAAGGCGACAACGGAAGGGACCCTGACGGTTCAGGGATCGAACGTGGCGTCCGGCGGCGAAATGGAACTGGATGCCAAAAACATCGAGGTGCTCACCGGTCGCAATGAGACGTCATACAGCAAAACAACCACCAGCACGTCAATCGGTCTTTTCAATGATGGTGAAGCGTCTGCCGATGCGGATGCAACGTTTAACGACAATAATGGTAATGATAATCAAATAAACGCAGCCGCCTCTGCCGCTGCGGATGCCAGCGGCACCTCCACCATGGGTGTCAGGATGGTTGATACGGAGCAAACTTCCTACAGCCTTACCAATACCGCTTCTTCCATAAAATCAGGCGGCGATCTTTCCCTTAAGGTAAAAGAAACCGCATCAACTAAAGAGGTAAGCCTCGAGACAACCGCCACAACAAACAAAACGACGACCTTTAAGGCCGGCGGCGATTTTAACCGAACCGCCACAGACACGATCACTGACCAGGGTACGCAGGTCTCGGCAGGCGGCAATATTACCCAAGCGGCACAAACAATAACAGATATTGCTGTTTCTGATTCCACTGCGACAACCAGCTCATCCTCAAGTGAGGATATTATGGTCGGTGTCGGCGCCGGTGCTTCAGGTGGCGGTGAAGATTTAGGCGGTGCCGGCGCAGGGCTGCGTGTCAGATATGATAATAGCAGCGAAGATACAGAAAATACTTCATCCACGGCTGTAACCAGCAGCTTCACAGCGGGTGGCAATATCACTTCAACGTCAAAAGATAAAACAACCCTTGTCGGCACCGAGTTGAAGGCAGGTGGTGACGTAACGCTTAACGCAGGATCACTCGACTATCAGGCCGCTCACAATACGACCAGCTCGGATACAAGCTCTGAGAATATCAATGCCGCCGTTGATGTCGATGTTGTCGGCACCAGCGGATTTAATCTGGAAGGCGGGTACGCAACCGAAGACAGTTCAAGTAAAACCTCTACCGCAAAAACCGGCGGCATTACAGCCGGTGGCAACCTCAACATAAACACTGCGGGCGATGCCACTCTTGAGGGCACACAACTTGAGGCAGGCAAGGATGCAAACCTCAACATCGGAGGCGATTTAAATTTTAAAAGTGCGGTTGACACCGCCGAAAGCAGCTCTGAAAGCCTTGATGCCGGCGGGGCACTGGGCGCATCGAAAAAAAGCAAAACAAAGAAAAGCGGTGGAAAAACAAATAAAAACAGCAGCAGCGGAGGGAATGGGAAAGAGGTAACAAAAGCGGGTCAGAAATCATTGTTCAACTACAATTCTTCCGAAGATGAGGGTTCCAGCAGTACCGCCAGAGTTGGCAGTATAACTGCCGGAAGCGGGGATGTTAACATTAAAACCGGGAATGACGCCACTTTCGTCGGCACCAAGGTACAATCAGAAAACAATATCTCAATAGAGTCTGGCGGCACGGTTAACCGAAACGAAGCAACCAGCACAGTGACGGGATCATCGAGCAGTGTAGATGTTGGTTTGAAGAGCATAAATAGCGTCAGCAAACAAGCCTTGCCTAAGGATAAGACGGTGACGACGTTTAAAAACACAAACGAGGGTACTTTTAATATCGATAATACCGAAACAAATAATTCAAGCACTGCCGAAACAATTTTCAACTCAGGCGGCACGACCACCATTAACGGTCAAGATGCCGGCAATTGA
- a CDS encoding TRAP transporter substrate-binding protein: protein MTIQICMGGYGPATTTHSRALKMIGDKLTAQFDKEVDIRYVWNVMDFGYKSEDVLWMAERGILTLAYQSTSYLTERVPELEFADLPFLFKSLAQVRSAMDGKLGAYLSRKIEERIPGYHMLGYFENGYRHVSNRLRPVLTPADMRGLKIRSLPSRMHARTYELLGAIPLVMDLKPAITGLTSGEIDAQENPLANTVDYGVHKLHRYHTLTSHIYLSRGLYCNRAAFESWPPVLQAAMTKAVREAVLAQRELAVSEEQVARKAIEDAGGEIVELTPAEQAVFVDAVKPLHDEARDRFSEPFALLAEMK, encoded by the coding sequence ATGACGATTCAAATCTGCATGGGGGGATACGGCCCAGCGACAACGACCCACAGCCGCGCACTCAAGATGATCGGCGATAAACTCACCGCGCAGTTCGATAAAGAAGTCGATATCCGCTACGTCTGGAACGTAATGGACTTCGGCTACAAATCCGAGGACGTGCTGTGGATGGCCGAGCGCGGCATCCTGACGCTCGCCTATCAATCGACCAGCTACCTGACCGAGCGCGTGCCGGAACTCGAATTTGCGGACCTCCCCTTTCTGTTCAAAAGCCTGGCGCAGGTGCGTTCCGCCATGGACGGCAAGCTCGGCGCCTACCTGAGTCGAAAGATTGAGGAGCGCATACCCGGCTATCATATGCTCGGCTACTTTGAAAACGGCTACCGCCATGTTTCCAACCGGCTGCGCCCGGTACTTACACCCGCAGACATGAGAGGACTCAAGATACGTTCCCTGCCGAGTCGAATGCATGCCCGGACTTATGAATTGCTGGGTGCGATTCCCCTGGTCATGGATCTCAAACCGGCGATTACCGGTTTAACGTCGGGCGAGATCGACGCCCAGGAAAACCCGCTTGCCAATACCGTCGATTACGGCGTCCACAAGCTGCACCGATATCATACATTGACCAGCCACATCTATCTTTCGCGCGGCCTTTACTGCAATCGCGCGGCGTTCGAGAGCTGGCCTCCGGTGCTCCAAGCCGCCATGACGAAGGCCGTGCGTGAAGCGGTCCTGGCGCAACGCGAACTGGCCGTGAGCGAAGAGCAGGTCGCCCGCAAGGCGATCGAGGATGCGGGAGGCGAGATTGTCGAACTGACGCCGGCGGAGCAGGCTGTGTTCGTCGATGCGGTAAAACCGTTGCACGATGAGGCCCGCGATCGTTTTTCTGAGCCGTTCGCCCTGCTGGCGGAAATGAAGTAG